The Fuscovulum sp. sequence GCGGCAGAAAAGCCGTTTGCCGGATGGGGGACATGGGGGCGCAACCAGCTTTATGATTCCGAGACGGGCCGAGCGGTGAGCGTGACCGACGGGGTCTGGATCATCGTGATCGGCAGCTATGGCTGGTTGGGATATATCGCACAGTTCGGATTGCTGACCTTGCCCACGCTGATGCTGGCCTTTGGGCGCAGGTCATCTGCCCTGACGCCTGCCACCTCGGGGCTGGCTTTGGTGATGGCGGCGAACCTGCTGGATCTTTTGCCCAATGCGACGCTGACGCCGATCACATGGCTGGTGGGCGGGGCGTTGGCGGGGTTCTGCCTCTATCGCGCGCCGGCAGAGAAACCGGCCGAGGGGCCTGTGCTGGATACACCCAAGCGGAGTTGGGGTGTGTTGACTGATCGGCCGCGCCAGACATCGGGGAGCGCACCGGTTCCCGGCGCGGATTGGCGCGCAGACTGGCATGGACCGTCGCGCCCGGTGCGGCGGTTGGGCAAAGACGACAAGTGACATAGTGGAAGGGTTGGCCCCGCTGGCGTTGGCCAGTCGGGGCACCGTTCAGTGGGGCTGTCAGGCCCCTACGGCCATGGCGCGGAAGGTTGCGTTGTCCTGCACCAGTTCGTCATAGGTGCCGGAGGCCGCGATGCCGCCTTTTTCCATCAGGAAGATGCGGTCGCAGCCGCGCACCGTTGTCAGCCGGTGCGCGATCAGGATGATGGTCGTATCGGCCCGGATGTTCTGGACCGCCTCCATCACCACGCGTTCGGTGATGTTGTCGAGCGCGCTGGTCGCTTCGTCCATGATCAGCAGCGAGGGCGAGCGATAGAGCGCGCGGGCGATGCCGATCCGCTGGCGCTGGCCACCCGACAGGCGGACGCCGCGTTCGCCGACAAGGGTGTCATAGCCCTGTGCCAGTTCGGTGGTCACGAAATCATGCAAGGCCGCGGCGCGGGCGGCACGTTCCAGAGCGGCGCGGTCAATGGCTTCTTTCGGCACGCCAAAGGCGATGTTGGCGGCGATGGTGTCATCGGTCAGGAAGATCGACTGCGGCACATAGCCAAGCGTCTTTTGCCAAGCCCGCAGGTTATCGGGTGTGACAAGTGTGCCATCGACACGGATTTCGCCGGAATCGGGGGTAAGAAGCCCAAGGATCAGATCGATCAGCGTGGTCTTGCCAGCCCCCGTGCCACCGACAATGCCAATGGTGGTCCGGGCGGGGATGGTCAGGTCGAGCCCGTTCAGCGCCTGACGTTCGGCAGAGGCGTATTTGAACGAGACCTTGGACAGATCCAGTTTTTCGTCAAGACGCAGGGTTTGGGTTGCCGGAACGGCCGATGTGCCGCCCGTACCGGCCGCGTGGTAATCGGCCGCGATGGAATGAAGAACCGGCGTGCCGCCGCGGATGGTCGCAAGGCCATGGTAGATTTGCTGCAACGCGGGCAGCAAGCGCATGACGGAAAAGGCAAAGATGCCCAGCGTCGGAACGATGCCCGCGATGTTGCCATCGCTGCGGAACAGGAGCAGCAGCACCAGCGCGAGCAGGCCGCCGAAGGTGATCGCCTCAAGGAAATAGCGCGGGAGTTCGGAAATGATCCCCACGCGGGTTGCCGCCTGCGCGCTGAGGTGCGTCGCTTTGGCGAATTGGGCGCTGTAGACGGGTTCAAGGTTGAGCAGTTTCACATCCTTGATGCCACCCGTGGCTTCCTGGGCAATGCGGTAGCGCATTTCCAGGGTGGTCATGATGTCCTTTCCGCTTTGGTGCAGCTTGCCGCGCATCCGCAGATAGATCAGCGCATAGCTGCCCCCCAACAGGACAGACGACAGAAGCGTGACCTGCGGGTCCACAACCATGAGAAAGCCGATGGTTGCCAGCACGAGGATGATGTTCGAGGTGAGCCTGAGCAACGGTGTGATCACGCGCACGACCAGACCGTCGACTTCGGTCAGGACGTTCTTGCTTGTTTCCGAGCTGTTGCGTTCCAGAAACCACGCATAGGGTTGGCTGAGGTAGCGGCCAAGAAGGCGGGTCGCGATGGCCGCACCGCGCATATAGCCAAAGCGGACGATGGTATAATTGCCGATGGCCTTGATCGCGAGGCCGAAGATGACGACCCCGGTCACCAGCAAGGCAAGGGCGACCTGAAAGCTGAAATTGCTTTGGAAATCGAACAGGCCATAGGCCCAGGACAACCACGGATTTGTCGTGATGCTTTCCGGATTTGCCAGCACGTTCAGCAGGATAAGCACCGAGGAAACGCCTGCCACCTCGATCAGGGCGACGACGACCATCAGGACGGTCAAAAACAGGAAGCGCAGCCGTTCCCGGGCATCGAGAAGCGAGAATACCTGGCGGAAGACGTCAATCACGGAGCTCTCCATAAATCGTTAACGCAGTTTGATCCCGCAATCTGGCAAAGGAAAGGCCATGATCGGGATTGATCGGGACAGGCGGACGGAAAGGTGCAGAGATCGCAGCCTTTATTGGGCCTTTCCAAGGCCCCGGCGGCAGGCCACAACCGTGGCCTGCAAGGCATGCGTCACTGCGCGTCAGGATGGCGAATTCGCCCCTACACCCGTTTCCGGGATGCTGCGGACGACTCGCCATGCCACATCCTGCATCAGGCGGGCGGTTTCCGGGTCTGGAGCGGTTGCAGGGGTGCCGTCGGCGCGCAGCAGTTGATGCGGGAGGCCTTCGGGGCTGGAGCCGTAGAGAACGGCGTAGTGCACCAGCGCGACAAAGTAGTTGCCCATGTCATTGAGGTGGATCTGGTCGGAAAACAGATCGTTGCGGTCGCGCACGTTGCCGACGCCACCGCGGTCTTCGATCTCACGCACCAAGGCGGCCATGGCCTGACCGGCGGGGATCAGGTGGATCCGGGTGCCTTCGGGCAGGTTGTAGAGCGCCGGGCGCAGGATGCCGGCCTCCCAGTGGATTGGCAGGTCGGCATCAAGCCGTTCAAGCCAGCCTTCGGGATCATCCAGAGGGTGCCATGTTTCATAGAGATAGACGCGGGTGTCCGGGCGGGCCGCCTTGGCAGCTTCGGTGAACTGCGCGAGGTAGCGGCCGCTGTCAAAATAGCGCAGCGCATCGCGGATTTCGACCATTTCAGTCAAGACGATGGCATCGTAATCGCCGCTTGAAACAGCCTCACGCGCGTCGCGGTAGCGCGGATGGGCGTTTTCCTGTTCAAAGCCGTTCACGGGTTCATCGCCCCAGTGAGATTTCAGCGTGGCGCCCCAGCCGAGCTGGCTTTCATAGCCGTGGCCGTCGCCGGCAAGCTGGGCCAGCATGGCGGGCATGTCGCGGTTCACGAGGCTGTGGCCGATGTGATAGACGCGCAGCGCGCTGTCCGGCGCAGGCACGGGTTCGGCATAAAGCGAAGACATCTGTTGATCGGTCAGGCCCGGCAAGACAGGGACCGGGGTCGGGGCCAGACGCCACCAGACAGCCCCGGCGACCAGAGCGACAATCGCGGCGCTGACGGCAAAAAAACCTTTGCGTTTCATAATGATACTCCCGTGAAGATCAGGCCCTGTGACCGCAGGAGGCGGCCGTGGATGTCTTGCCCTGCGGCAAATCCGCCAACCGGGCGGCAAAACCGTGCACTGAACCCTGTCTCTGTCAGCCGCACGGTCATCGCATCAAAACCGATCAACGTGCCGGTCAGCGGAAACTGTGCCTTGTAGGCGGCTTCCTTGGCCGAAAAGACCTGACGGACATAGTGGCCCCGGTCCAAGATTGGAAGGGCCGCCAGTTCATCCGGGCCGCAGATTACGGGCCAGAGATCGGGGTCCAGCCCCGCATCCGGTTCGACATCCAGCCCTAGCGGCGCGCCCCGGCGCAGGGCTGCCACGGCAATGCCTGCGGAATGCGAGATGGAGCCGGAAATGCCCGCAGGCCAGAGCGGCAGGCGGTTCGGGCTGGCGGGGATGGCGACGTCAGGATGGCCAAGTGCGCGCAGGGCCTGCCGTGCGGCGGCGCGGCCTGCGGCAAATTCGGCCTGACGGGAGGGCACGGCGCGGGCCACGGCTGTGGCCTCATCCGGGTGGGCGGGTTCGTCATTTTCGGCAATCACCACGGCCGCCACGGCAACGCCGGGCGGAAACAGCCCGGCAAGGGCTGCTTCCAGCGGGGGGATCACCTGACCGGACTGCATGGTCAGGTTTGGGCTTTTTCCCGCGCCTCGCGCATGGCGCGGCGGCGGGCCATGGCATCGTTGCGGTTCGCATCATCGCCCGCGGGGAAGGGGCTGGCAGCGATCGGTTGCACGGCCTGTTGTGCCGGGGCAGCAGCCTGCCCTTGCCCCAGATGGGCCGCAAGCGCGGACAGCACCGGGAAGCGGAAGATATCGGTGATGGCAAGCCGGGTGGAGTTCAGCCGCGTCTTGAGTTCGCGATGCGCCTGAACGGCCAGCAGGGAATGGCCGCCGAGGTTGAAGAAATTGTCCGACCGTCCCACGGAGGGGATGCCGAGCACCTTGGCCCAGACTTCGGCAATCGCGGCTTCGACACTGTCGGTGGGGGCGGCGACAGCAGCGGTCGTCGGCACCTCGATCCGGCGCGCTTGGGGGGCGGGCAGGGCCTTGCGATCCACCTTGCGGTTCGGGGTCAGGGGGAAGGCGTCGAGCGCCACGATATGGGCGGGGACCATGATTTCGGGAAGCGTTTCACCAAGCAGGGCGCGCAGTCGGGCTTCATCGACCGGGCCTTCATGGGTGACATAGGCCACAAG is a genomic window containing:
- a CDS encoding ABC transporter ATP-binding protein, which produces MIDVFRQVFSLLDARERLRFLFLTVLMVVVALIEVAGVSSVLILLNVLANPESITTNPWLSWAYGLFDFQSNFSFQVALALLVTGVVIFGLAIKAIGNYTIVRFGYMRGAAIATRLLGRYLSQPYAWFLERNSSETSKNVLTEVDGLVVRVITPLLRLTSNIILVLATIGFLMVVDPQVTLLSSVLLGGSYALIYLRMRGKLHQSGKDIMTTLEMRYRIAQEATGGIKDVKLLNLEPVYSAQFAKATHLSAQAATRVGIISELPRYFLEAITFGGLLALVLLLLFRSDGNIAGIVPTLGIFAFSVMRLLPALQQIYHGLATIRGGTPVLHSIAADYHAAGTGGTSAVPATQTLRLDEKLDLSKVSFKYASAERQALNGLDLTIPARTTIGIVGGTGAGKTTLIDLILGLLTPDSGEIRVDGTLVTPDNLRAWQKTLGYVPQSIFLTDDTIAANIAFGVPKEAIDRAALERAARAAALHDFVTTELAQGYDTLVGERGVRLSGGQRQRIGIARALYRSPSLLIMDEATSALDNITERVVMEAVQNIRADTTIILIAHRLTTVRGCDRIFLMEKGGIAASGTYDELVQDNATFRAMAVGA
- a CDS encoding 4'-phosphopantetheinyl transferase superfamily protein — translated: MQSGQVIPPLEAALAGLFPPGVAVAAVVIAENDEPAHPDEATAVARAVPSRQAEFAAGRAAARQALRALGHPDVAIPASPNRLPLWPAGISGSISHSAGIAVAALRRGAPLGLDVEPDAGLDPDLWPVICGPDELAALPILDRGHYVRQVFSAKEAAYKAQFPLTGTLIGFDAMTVRLTETGFSARFCRPVGGFAAGQDIHGRLLRSQGLIFTGVSL